The Fuerstiella sp. genome has a segment encoding these proteins:
- a CDS encoding polyprenyl synthetase family protein, producing the protein MQQEYQTYYADLRQRVDSSLSQQFSSVAIPEPLRQAVCYSLAAPGKRLRPVLVLMAVDVCRGMVDDGLPAACAVEMIHTYSLIHDDLPAMDDDSLRRGIPTSHVVYGEALAILAGDTLLTHAFASLAGSAAAPEITGDCLRILSSAAGGAGMLGGQVLDLSAERGPFPGVETFGKVEKTEQNGSFTSLAADSRVADNQNRIAEPPTIGHADDLEKLMQIHRMKTGALITASLELGAAVVQADPDIRYRLRTYGECCGLAFQIADDLLDVTGCGAKLGKETGRDRELGKLTYPGVLGVEGSRRKAAELIDKACGCLSVFEERAEPLRQLAQFIVERDH; encoded by the coding sequence ATGCAGCAAGAGTATCAGACGTATTACGCAGATCTGCGGCAGCGTGTGGACTCGAGTCTGAGTCAACAATTCAGCAGTGTCGCAATCCCGGAACCGCTGCGTCAGGCCGTATGCTATAGTCTGGCAGCACCGGGTAAGCGTCTGAGACCGGTGCTTGTGCTGATGGCCGTCGATGTCTGCAGGGGAATGGTCGACGACGGATTGCCGGCCGCCTGTGCTGTTGAAATGATCCACACGTATTCACTGATCCATGACGATCTTCCGGCGATGGACGATGACAGCCTCCGTCGTGGAATTCCCACAAGTCATGTTGTCTACGGAGAAGCACTCGCGATTTTGGCTGGTGACACACTTTTGACTCACGCGTTTGCCTCACTGGCCGGGTCTGCAGCAGCACCTGAAATTACCGGCGATTGCCTCAGGATTCTGTCCTCAGCTGCCGGCGGCGCCGGAATGCTGGGGGGACAGGTTCTGGACCTGTCGGCGGAACGTGGCCCTTTTCCTGGCGTTGAGACGTTCGGAAAAGTCGAAAAAACAGAACAAAACGGTTCGTTCACCAGTCTGGCTGCGGATAGTAGAGTAGCAGATAATCAGAATCGCATTGCGGAACCGCCCACCATTGGCCATGCGGATGACTTAGAAAAACTGATGCAGATTCACCGCATGAAGACGGGGGCTCTGATTACTGCGTCTTTGGAACTCGGAGCAGCCGTGGTTCAGGCAGATCCTGATATCCGATATCGATTGCGGACGTACGGTGAGTGCTGTGGACTGGCGTTTCAAATTGCGGATGATCTTTTGGACGTAACCGGCTGCGGGGCTAAGCTGGGAAAAGAAACAGGACGAGATCGTGAACTTGGAAAGCTCACGTACCCCGGGGTGCTGGGGGTTGAGGGAAGTCGTCGGAAAGCAGCTGAGCTGATTGATAAGGCGTGTGGCTGTCTGTCAGTATTTGAGGAGCGAGCCGAACCGCTTCGACAGCTGGCTCAGTTTATCGTTGAAAGAGACCATTGA
- a CDS encoding M20/M25/M40 family metallo-hydrolase, translated as MPDINASAAIRRVLELIAISGASGSETQVSACIRKALTSAGLSESAITVDTANRRSPIGGATGNLIVRLKGTKRAPRRLLMAHMDTVPLAVGSEPVREGNWIRPGSSDTALGGDNRAGCAVILTAMLEILKQKIDHPPLTLLFTVQEEVGLCGARHVTAGKLAKPQLCFNWDGQDPASLVIGAVGATNVTVKIDGIASHAGVHPDEGVNSAIVASLALSDLHQNGWHGLVAKGKRRGTCNVGAVHGGSATNVVMPEVVLEAEARSHSSGFRDRIVREIHRAFERATRRVRNTRGQTGRLTIRDDSRYNAFRISPKADSVRTAARAVKAAGLMPQTVVSNGGLDANWMTAHGFPTVTLGCGQHQIHTVNERLNISEYLSACSIALSIAVAE; from the coding sequence ATGCCGGACATTAATGCCAGTGCTGCCATTCGACGCGTCCTGGAACTCATCGCGATTTCGGGCGCAAGCGGTTCAGAAACGCAGGTCAGTGCCTGCATTCGGAAGGCACTAACATCGGCAGGGTTATCCGAGTCTGCGATCACGGTCGACACAGCTAATCGCCGCAGTCCGATTGGCGGAGCCACCGGTAATCTGATCGTCAGACTCAAAGGCACAAAACGCGCGCCTCGTCGACTTCTGATGGCACATATGGATACGGTACCTCTGGCAGTCGGCAGCGAACCTGTACGGGAGGGAAACTGGATCAGGCCCGGATCATCGGACACCGCGCTGGGTGGCGACAACCGTGCCGGCTGTGCTGTTATCCTGACGGCGATGCTGGAAATATTGAAACAAAAGATCGATCACCCGCCTTTAACACTGTTGTTCACTGTTCAGGAAGAAGTCGGCCTTTGCGGCGCACGCCATGTGACGGCCGGAAAGCTGGCTAAGCCGCAACTTTGCTTCAACTGGGACGGACAAGATCCGGCGAGCCTGGTCATTGGTGCTGTGGGAGCCACAAACGTCACCGTGAAAATTGACGGGATTGCCAGTCATGCCGGTGTGCATCCGGATGAAGGAGTCAATTCTGCGATTGTTGCATCACTTGCGTTGTCTGACTTACACCAGAATGGCTGGCACGGACTGGTCGCGAAAGGCAAACGCCGGGGAACGTGCAACGTTGGGGCCGTTCATGGTGGTTCGGCAACCAATGTCGTAATGCCGGAAGTTGTTCTGGAGGCGGAAGCACGTAGCCACAGTTCAGGATTTCGGGATCGCATTGTGCGGGAAATTCACCGGGCTTTTGAGCGGGCGACCAGGCGTGTCAGAAACACACGGGGACAGACCGGTCGACTCACGATCAGAGATGACTCAAGATACAATGCGTTCAGGATTTCCCCAAAGGCAGACAGTGTTCGGACGGCTGCCAGGGCCGTGAAGGCGGCAGGCCTGATGCCTCAAACCGTAGTGAGCAATGGAGGGCTGGATGCCAACTGGATGACAGCCCACGGTTTCCCTACTGTCACACTGGGCTGTGGGCAGCACCAAATTCACACTGTGAACGAACGGTTGAACATTTCTGAATATCTCAGTGCATGCAGCATCGCTTTGTCCATTGCCGTGGCCGAGTGA
- a CDS encoding MFS transporter — MDRASDTSMVTITPERVPDHFRKADSKLTVTHVAPPHQVERLTDSLFVVAWIANFLLVTANAALFIFADWIAWLATSNQSGAAIIYQEELPGRIIQTGLIAAIIARLFLGRTIDRFGVRRVWIVLSVSTLIGSIIFAGVAAVSPVLYAGRVLYAVGVSGMFTCSAFHMQACVAEHRRTEFLGLLGSSGFIGMILGTQLIDGLKWLTDGSQIYFGYAFLVVIVCNATYLTLVWVLTKDFPRPSSEIRPSLLRLMKDYWPGPVVLVAMAIGLVFTVPSLYLVRFNRYAGLGGIAGYWTAYALSAFVLRIVTVQLSQKVGRYRLITVGLLAQGTGLLTIIPATQSWHLIMSAVICGLGHALLFPSIVSLGSDRFPAEYRGSGTNLTLGFMDLGTAISAPLLGRIIDLAVFDRAGYPQMFFVAGVTALGLGLVWETWHWGRFDGEITQGQNGARSAT, encoded by the coding sequence GTGGATAGAGCATCTGATACGTCGATGGTTACGATTACTCCTGAACGGGTTCCGGATCATTTCCGCAAGGCCGACTCTAAGCTGACAGTAACGCATGTCGCGCCACCACATCAGGTCGAACGTCTGACGGATTCGTTATTTGTCGTTGCCTGGATCGCGAATTTCCTTTTAGTGACGGCCAATGCTGCGCTCTTCATTTTTGCGGACTGGATTGCATGGCTGGCGACATCGAATCAGTCCGGAGCGGCGATCATCTATCAGGAAGAGCTCCCGGGCCGAATCATTCAGACCGGACTTATCGCAGCGATTATTGCTCGACTGTTTCTGGGGCGGACGATCGATCGGTTTGGCGTTCGTCGCGTCTGGATCGTATTGTCAGTTTCCACGCTGATCGGCAGCATCATCTTTGCCGGTGTGGCAGCCGTGTCCCCTGTCCTGTATGCAGGTCGGGTACTGTATGCCGTCGGTGTGTCCGGTATGTTCACCTGCAGCGCATTCCACATGCAGGCCTGTGTGGCCGAACATCGGCGTACAGAGTTCCTTGGACTGCTTGGATCCAGCGGGTTTATTGGAATGATTCTTGGCACGCAGCTCATTGACGGACTGAAGTGGCTGACCGATGGCAGCCAGATCTATTTTGGGTATGCGTTTCTGGTGGTAATCGTATGCAATGCCACTTATCTGACGTTGGTCTGGGTATTAACAAAGGACTTTCCCAGGCCATCAAGCGAAATACGTCCTTCGTTGCTGCGACTGATGAAGGACTACTGGCCTGGTCCTGTTGTGCTGGTTGCAATGGCGATCGGGCTGGTGTTTACGGTGCCGAGTCTTTACCTGGTTCGTTTCAATCGTTATGCAGGACTTGGCGGGATTGCCGGCTATTGGACGGCGTACGCACTGTCTGCGTTCGTGTTGCGAATCGTAACTGTGCAGCTGAGTCAGAAGGTTGGACGTTATCGACTGATTACGGTTGGCCTGCTGGCACAGGGGACTGGTTTGCTCACGATTATTCCTGCAACTCAGTCATGGCATCTGATCATGTCTGCAGTCATTTGTGGTTTGGGACATGCTCTGTTGTTTCCTTCAATTGTGTCGCTGGGATCGGACCGATTTCCTGCCGAATATCGCGGGAGCGGTACAAATCTGACGTTGGGCTTCATGGATCTGGGTACCGCAATTTCAGCACCACTGCTGGGCCGAATCATAGACCTGGCCGTGTTCGATCGGGCCGGATATCCGCAGATGTTCTTTGTGGCCGGTGTGACTGCGCTCGGCCTGGGTCTGGTTTGGGAAACATGGCACTGGGGCCGATTTGACGGAGAAATTACTCAAGGACAGAACGGGGCCCGCTCAGCGACGTAA
- a CDS encoding ABC-2 family transporter protein produces MTANNLISRSTETHTLFDSLSWWFRLKWLILRTAMEERMVYRGDFAFATLVRFLPIVTQIFLWGAIFAGDTVGVLQDYRYADMVAYFLLVMVARAFSSMPGLATGIAESIRNGSVRKYLLQPVDMLDYLFWHRVAHKLVYYVVAAGPFALVFWLCRNYLPGWPSGIVVTAFVISLLFGFVIGFLIESLIGLIAFWFLEVSSLIFIFMMLNYFLSGHMIPLEWIDSWIPWVHYLPLRYLAYFPAAVLLGRIPEADLPGEIAVQTVWVVVLLAANRAAFHYGVRRYGAFGG; encoded by the coding sequence ATGACAGCGAATAACCTCATCTCCCGCTCGACAGAGACTCACACGTTGTTTGACTCCCTGTCTTGGTGGTTTCGGCTGAAGTGGCTCATTCTGCGGACCGCGATGGAAGAACGGATGGTCTATCGCGGCGATTTTGCCTTTGCCACACTCGTTCGGTTTTTGCCGATCGTTACACAGATCTTTTTATGGGGAGCCATCTTCGCCGGTGACACAGTCGGAGTACTTCAGGACTATCGCTATGCGGATATGGTCGCTTATTTTCTGCTGGTGATGGTGGCACGCGCGTTTTCCAGCATGCCGGGTCTGGCAACCGGGATTGCGGAATCGATTCGTAACGGATCAGTCCGCAAGTATCTGCTGCAACCTGTGGATATGCTGGACTACCTGTTCTGGCACCGCGTGGCCCACAAACTTGTCTATTATGTTGTAGCCGCCGGACCGTTTGCTCTCGTCTTCTGGCTTTGCCGCAACTATCTGCCGGGCTGGCCATCCGGCATAGTGGTCACAGCGTTCGTGATCTCACTGCTGTTTGGGTTCGTAATCGGATTTCTGATTGAATCCTTGATCGGACTGATTGCGTTTTGGTTTCTGGAAGTGAGCTCTCTGATTTTTATATTCATGATGCTCAACTATTTTTTGTCGGGGCACATGATTCCACTGGAGTGGATTGACAGCTGGATCCCCTGGGTGCATTACCTGCCTCTCAGATATCTGGCGTATTTCCCAGCAGCTGTGCTGCTGGGACGGATTCCCGAAGCGGACCTCCCGGGAGAAATCGCAGTCCAGACAGTCTGGGTTGTTGTGTTGCTGGCAGCCAACCGAGCGGCTTTTCACTACGGCGTACGCCGATATGGAGCGTTTGGTGGATAG
- a CDS encoding ATP-binding cassette domain-containing protein, with protein MPIIDVQKLCRTYKVYRKSEGVMSAVRGLFHREHREVHAVRDVSFQIEEGEMLAFLGPNGAGKTTTLKLLSGIIVPTSGTATVMGHVPWKRENAYRRRFSLVTGQKEQLWWDLPAQESFRLHKEIYRIAEDDYRLRMEELTALMDVQDLIAQPVRELSLGERMRMELIAALLHRPDVLFLDEPTIGLDVISQRSVQKFLRTYQAEQRITVILTSHYMKDIEALCDRAVVINRGSVIHDGPVAEIGDRFSQHKIVELHFADGCIPDGIAQFGDVLEDRSPMVRLQIPKQEVSNSLSRILAEYHVDDVSVSERPLEDVIAELFSFENGNGNDSE; from the coding sequence ATGCCGATCATAGATGTTCAGAAGTTGTGTCGCACGTATAAGGTCTATCGCAAGAGCGAAGGCGTGATGTCTGCTGTGCGGGGGTTGTTTCATCGGGAACATCGTGAAGTTCACGCGGTCAGAGATGTCAGCTTTCAGATCGAAGAAGGCGAAATGCTGGCGTTTTTGGGACCCAATGGAGCCGGCAAGACAACGACTCTGAAACTGCTCTCCGGAATCATTGTGCCTACTTCCGGGACAGCAACCGTCATGGGCCATGTGCCTTGGAAACGGGAGAATGCGTATCGCCGACGTTTTTCCCTGGTGACGGGGCAAAAGGAACAATTGTGGTGGGACCTTCCGGCTCAGGAATCGTTCCGACTGCACAAAGAAATATATCGTATCGCAGAAGATGACTATCGTCTGCGAATGGAAGAATTGACTGCTCTCATGGATGTTCAGGATCTGATCGCTCAGCCTGTGCGTGAACTGTCGCTTGGGGAGCGGATGAGAATGGAACTCATCGCTGCCCTGCTTCACCGCCCTGATGTTTTGTTTCTGGATGAACCGACAATCGGGCTGGATGTTATCAGTCAAAGAAGTGTGCAGAAATTTCTGCGAACCTACCAGGCCGAACAGCGGATCACAGTGATTCTCACCAGCCACTATATGAAAGACATTGAAGCGCTCTGTGATCGGGCGGTTGTCATTAACCGAGGTTCGGTGATCCATGATGGACCGGTGGCGGAAATCGGTGACCGGTTTAGCCAGCACAAAATCGTAGAGCTCCATTTTGCCGACGGCTGCATCCCTGACGGCATTGCGCAGTTTGGTGACGTGCTGGAAGACCGTTCACCTATGGTTCGGCTGCAGATCCCTAAACAGGAAGTCTCAAATTCCCTGTCACGTATACTGGCGGAGTATCATGTTGATGACGTGAGTGTTTCTGAACGTCCTCTGGAAGACGTGATTGCCGAGTTGTTTTCGTTTGAGAACGGAAACGGCAATGACAGCGAATAA